AGCCGAAGCCAAGTTCTTACATACATTCGAAGCCGTTCGCGCGAATTTCCAAACGTTGTTCTCGGAGTTCTTCCCGGCCGGGGAAGCGGATTTGATTTTGAGCGGCAAGGACTTGCTGGAAGCGGACATTACAATGTGGGCAAACCCGTCCGGAAAACGGCTAAAATCGTTGACTTTGATGTCCGGCGGTGAGAAAACGATGACGGCTATTGCGCTGCTATTCTCGCTTTATCAAGTCAAGCCGTCGCCATTCTGTGTGTTGGACGAAGTGGACGCCCCGCTCGACGACGCGAATATTGATCGCTTCACCCGCATGATTCACCGGCATAGCGACCACACGCAATTTATCATGATCACTCATAACAAGCGCACGATGGAAATCGCTGACAACTTGTACGGTGTGACCATGCAGGAAGAAGGAGTTTCCAAAACGGTATCTGTACGGTTGCTGAAAGACTCCCAAGTTGGAAAGCAGGAGGTTATTCCGGCGACCGCCGAATAGGAGGAGAATATGCGAAGGTTGCTGTTCTCGATTGTTGCTGCAATTTGGCTCGTTTCCTCCGCTGCGGCTTTTGCGGCGGGAATCGACATGGACGTCGTATGTTACTACGGCGACGGAGAACTAACATATACAGAGTTAAACGTCGGCATTCAGCGCAGTTCGATTCTCTACAACGCGCTTGGCGACGACAGTGTCGCAGCGGAGTTCACGGTCATAGTATCGCTGAGCCGGAATGACACGACGTTTCTTTCCGATACTCTGGACACGAAGGACCGCGCACGTCGCGATTCGACGGCTTCGACGGGAGCGTATTTCCCCTATGTATTCAGATATTTGTTGACACCGGGTGAGTATGACGTATTAGTCGAGCTTCGGCAAGAGCGCGCGCAGCTATTTAGGTCGATGGATGACTTGATTCAAGTACCGAAATTCGGTGAAGAAACGCCCATTTCGGATTTGGCACTCGGCGCGGAACTTGAGTTTGGCGCGGAACCTTCGCGCTACACGAAGAATAGCGTCAAGTTCGTTCCAAACCCTTCGCGATTCTATGGCAGTGAAATGCCAATGCTCTATTACTACGTGGAGCTATATGGCCTGAACGGTGACAGTTCTTCAACTGATTCGTTGACGGTAACTCGAATGGTCGTGGCTTCCGACCGTGGTGAATTCGCAAAGAATCCGAGCGTAAGAAAGTTCGCTAACCTTGCGAACTCAATGGTTGTGGCGGACGGTTTCCCCGCATATACGCTACACACGGGAACATATAAACTCAAACTTGAAATCGACTGTCCGGGACAGCCTGCCCGCAAGGTTTCAAAAAAGTTCTGGGTTTTCCGGCCGGAAGATTTGGCTGAGGGTCGAGAGTTTGAAATGGACCCCGATCTCTCGGCTCAGATATTCAGCTCGGATCAAGACATTGTGATGACCATAAGTCCTGATAGCGGCGTCGCGCTCATGCAGCATTTGCTCACTCAAAAGGACATGCGCCGAGTTCGCAACATGGATCCCGAGGGCAAACGTCGTTTCATGATTGAGTACTGGAGCAAGAACTACCCGGACGACCCCAATGCGGCCAACAAACACTTTGCTCGGGTGGCTGAAGCGAACCGCCGCTACAGTTTTCTGAACAGAGAAGGGTGGAAGACTGATCGCGGCAGAGTTCTAATTATCTACGGTGAACCTGATCAAATTGACCGCCGTTACGCGGATGCCGCAGGATTGGACCATGAAATATGGTATTATGACAAGCTCGAGGGCGGAGTATTGTTTGTTTTCGTTGACAGGTCTGGATTTGGCGACATGGATTTGGTGCATTCGACCAAACGAGGTGAAATCTACAATCCGGATGCCCTCTACACACAGCAAAACCAAAATCCCAAGAGCAAGTTGATCGACCAAACACGAGGTTTGCGTGACTGACATTGCGGTACAAACACATGACCTTGGAAAGACCTACCGCGACGCGAGCGGAAGCTCTGTCGTAGGCTGTAAGGACGTGAATTTTTCGGCGCGGTACGGGACGATCTTCGGTGTGCTGGGTACGAACGGAGCAGGGAAGACCACGACCTTGCGAATGTTGGCCACGATGCTTGTTCCCACGCAAGGAACAGCGACCGTAGCCGGGCATGACCTCGTACAATCTCCTCAAGAAGTCCGCAAATCGATTGGCTTTTTGTCAGCGACAACAGGTATTTATGGCAGGCTGACGGCCAAGGAAATGCTCCAGTATTTCGCGGCGCTGCATGGATTTGAAAGAGATGAGGCAAACCGGCGCATCGCCGAGGTTGCGGACCTTCTGGATCTACATGAGTTCTTGGACCGCCGTTGCGAGAAACTCTCCACGGGGCAAAGGCAGCGCGTCAGTATTGGGCGCACCGTGCTCCATGATCCGCCAGTCTTAATATTTGACGAGCCAACCAGTGGCTTGGACATTCTTGCCGCCGCGCAAATAGTTCAGTTCATGCGCGATAGCCGCGCTCGGGGAAAGTGTGTTCTGTTATCAACACATGTGATGCGCGAAGCCGAGTTACTCTGTGATGAAATGATCCTGATCCACCAAGGTGAAGTGAAAGATCGCGGTCGTGTCGAAGATTTGCAGCAGCGGCACGGCAGCACTCAACTCGAAGTTGTCTTCCTTCGTGCAATCGGCGAAAATTCGTCGGCTTTTCACGACTAAAAGTGGCCTTGCCTTTGCGAAAATAAAGGCGATGGACAAAAAGTTAGATTTCTCACGCGGACTATCACAAACTTCCGCCTTTGGTCAGGTAGAATGGGCAGCCGTTCGAACCCTGTTGCTTGCGCTTGAATACCGTGACGCCGCGACGTATCATCATAGTTTACGAGTTGCTGAGTTAGCCACTCGGGCCGGACATACCCTGGGATTGAGCCTCCATGTACTCGAGGAACTTAATCTCGCGGGGCTGATGCACGACATCGGCAAGATTGGTCTTCCCGACAGCGTGCTCCAAAAGGCCGGAAAACTATCCAAGAACGAACGCGGTCTGGTGACGTTGCACCCAGAACTCAGTGCGAAGATTCTGGCACCGCTGCCTCGGTTTGACCGAATTCGCGAAATTATTGTTCAGCATCATGAACGCTATGATGGAACCGGTTACCCTGAAGGTCGGTTTGACGATGAGATTCTGATCGAAAGCCGTATCTTGGCCGTCTCCGATGCTTTTGACGCGCTTTGTACCCAAAGACCCTACCGCGATCCTCTTACAGCCGAAGAGGCGATGGGATGGATCGAAAGCGAAATTGGTCGCCAGTTCTGCCCTGTTTCCGCACAGGCTGTTCTACAGGTGGTAGAGACCCAGATGTCCGAGGGGGAAAAACCGGGCGGCAACAGTAAGCTCGAATTGGACTCCTTTTCACAACGTGGAAACTTGTCCGAGTATGCAAATTACATATTATTAAACACTTAAAATTATTCGAGTTTTTGCGCCCGCTTGTTGCAATGTACTGTTTGGACTTGCGCAAGCCATTGCCATTCCTTATATTAGGTTCTGTTGCTACTGGAGTGAATTAGGAGCTAAATGTCCCATCGTTAGAGGTTTCTTCAGGCATTGCCTGTTTGTTCGTCCCTATTGTGATGTTGAGTAAACCCTCTAACGGCGGTGTATGCATGCTCCGGTTCGTAACATTTTGTTGCCGAACGAGCGTCATGCTCCGTTCGGCTTTTGCTTTTCTATGACCAACAGTATCGCACGAAACCTAAAAACGCAACTTCTGTTGCTTTCCATTTTGTCCTTGGCAGGCGATGTTCTGGCCACCGGATTGTCTACGGTTGCCTCTGACTCGCGTCACCTGTCGTTGGAGTGGAGCACGGACGTAACGTTTGCTTCCATGCAGCGCGAAAGTGACTGGTCATACCTTTTGCCCAATGCGGATTGGCGCCCCGAAGGTGATGCGCAGATTCCCGTGCAGGTGTTTCTGGTGGCGTGTCCCATCGGCTCGACGCCCGAGCTTTCCGTGAAGGGAATTGATTATTCCGAGTTGCCGGTACCGCTGCCGGTAAACGAATTTGGTCGCACCTCCCTCGGTCAGCGTCGTGTTGCCGCGAGAATCACCAACGTTTCTCGCTGGCGCGGTTTCCAAATCGCCACGGTTGAACTGAGATTGGCGGAAAGCACCGCGACTGGAGCTAATTTGGCTAAGTCGATTCGCCTCGAGATCAGGTTTGCCGGATCAGCTCAGCCCGATGCGCCGTACGATCGTGAACAAAGATTCCTTCCGGGCTATTGCATAAACGGCGCTCAGGCTACCAAGTGGTGGCAGTTGGAGCGTCCCGGCAGACAGGCCTTGGACAACGTGTCTGCGTCGTGGCCGGATATTCAACTATATAAGTTGGGTACTACCGAGGTGGGCTTGTATGCGATGACTGCCGATTGGCTCCAACTTCAGGGAGTACCTGTTCTCGGAGCACAGTCGTCTCAAATTCGCATGTTCGGAAACGGCGGCCGCCTGCTTCCTGCGGGTCTCCTTAGCGTGCCCGACTCGGTCTTGCGCGAAATTTCCATCATCGTGGAAGACGGGGGTGACGGCACGATTGATCAGGGCGACCGGGTTCTTTTTTACGGCGAAGGCCTAAAGGGCTATGATTATTGTAACGGCTCTCACTTGGACGGTTTGGGACATGCAAGCCCGTATGCCACGGAGAATGCATTTTGGATCGGAGTCGATCAGTCTGGCACGTCCGGCCTGAGGATGCAATCGATTACACCGCCGCCAAGTTCGACGCAAGTTGCGCAGTTTAGGGGCAGATCATATCTCGACCAAGAACAGTTCATTTACGCGTTGGGACCGTTCCAATCCAACTCTGGCTTGATTTGGTATATGGCAACGATTGATCCTCGAACTGAACGGTCTTTTTCGATCAACCTTGAAAATGCCACTACCGGTGCAGGCAAGCTCAAGTTGCGTATGGACACCAATGGCGGCACCGGTTCGAATTTGGTCATTTCAGTGAACGGCCGCACCGTCAGTTCCGGCGTTGTGACGACTCCCCTTGTGTTGGACATTGCCGAAGGAGTTTTCGAGCCGGGCAACAACACGGTAACGATCACGAACAACACGGACCGTCAATTTCTCCTGAATTTTATTGAGGCAGAGTTTGACAGGTCACTGCAAACGTCGCTTGGCACCCTTGAGATTCAGGCACCACAGGCGCAAACGGGTTCTTTCAACTATTCTACGAATCTTGGTGCCGATGCCTATGTATTGGATGTGACAAATCCACTGGCACCCAGAGTGTCACGCGGATCGGCATACTCGGATTCATCGTACGTATCGACCCCTCGGCGGTACTTTGCCGCCAATACGGCAAGAACACGCCTACCGTATTTTCGCGGTCGCAAAGTTTTTGACGCCGCGGACTACACAAGACTCCGCGACGTCGACAATGAGGCTGGCATCGTGATTATCACGTACGACGATTGGTACGACGCTCTCGAACCTCTTATTCAGATGCACGCCGACTATGTTGAAGAACCTCTGCATGCCGTTCGCGTGAAATTGTCAGATATTTACGACGAATTCGCTTGGGGTGTCACCGATCCAACCGCGATCCGCAATTTCTTGAAGTACACCTCGGAATACTGGCGGGGAACTTCAGGAACTGCCGAACCTCCGCGATACGTATTGTTCGTCGGAGACGGAGACTTTGACTACCGCAACATACTTTCCAACACGGACGACAATTGGATGCCGCCGTGGGAAGATGGCCAGTCTTGTTCCGACGACTACTATGTGGAATTCGACAACAATAGCTCGACGCTCGAAATGATCTCCGGGCGCTGGCCCTCGCAAAGCGAATCGGAAGTGCGTGCGATTGTCGAGAAGACGGTGGATTATGCAAATCAACCGCTTTACGGTCCGTGGAAGAATACGGCGACATTTGTTGCGGATGACGAATGGAAGAACGGTGGTTGTTCAGAATCGGTCCATACACGGGACTCGGAAAACCTGATCAACAACGTCTTGCCGGACTATTTTACGTTTC
This region of Calditrichota bacterium genomic DNA includes:
- a CDS encoding ATP-binding cassette domain-containing protein, giving the protein MAVQTHDLGKTYRDASGSSVVGCKDVNFSARYGTIFGVLGTNGAGKTTTLRMLATMLVPTQGTATVAGHDLVQSPQEVRKSIGFLSATTGIYGRLTAKEMLQYFAALHGFERDEANRRIAEVADLLDLHEFLDRRCEKLSTGQRQRVSIGRTVLHDPPVLIFDEPTSGLDILAAAQIVQFMRDSRARGKCVLLSTHVMREAELLCDEMILIHQGEVKDRGRVEDLQQRHGSTQLEVVFLRAIGENSSAFHD
- the porU gene encoding type IX secretion system sortase PorU, whose translation is MHAPVRNILLPNERHAPFGFCFSMTNSIARNLKTQLLLLSILSLAGDVLATGLSTVASDSRHLSLEWSTDVTFASMQRESDWSYLLPNADWRPEGDAQIPVQVFLVACPIGSTPELSVKGIDYSELPVPLPVNEFGRTSLGQRRVAARITNVSRWRGFQIATVELRLAESTATGANLAKSIRLEIRFAGSAQPDAPYDREQRFLPGYCINGAQATKWWQLERPGRQALDNVSASWPDIQLYKLGTTEVGLYAMTADWLQLQGVPVLGAQSSQIRMFGNGGRLLPAGLLSVPDSVLREISIIVEDGGDGTIDQGDRVLFYGEGLKGYDYCNGSHLDGLGHASPYATENAFWIGVDQSGTSGLRMQSITPPPSSTQVAQFRGRSYLDQEQFIYALGPFQSNSGLIWYMATIDPRTERSFSINLENATTGAGKLKLRMDTNGGTGSNLVISVNGRTVSSGVVTTPLVLDIAEGVFEPGNNTVTITNNTDRQFLLNFIEAEFDRSLQTSLGTLEIQAPQAQTGSFNYSTNLGADAYVLDVTNPLAPRVSRGSAYSDSSYVSTPRRYFAANTARTRLPYFRGRKVFDAADYTRLRDVDNEAGIVIITYDDWYDALEPLIQMHADYVEEPLHAVRVKLSDIYDEFAWGVTDPTAIRNFLKYTSEYWRGTSGTAEPPRYVLFVGDGDFDYRNILSNTDDNWMPPWEDGQSCSDDYYVEFDNNSSTLEMISGRWPSQSESEVRAIVEKTVDYANQPLYGPWKNTATFVADDEWKNGGCSESVHTRDSENLINNVLPDYFTFRKIYEIFYPFRQSSSTSQKPDATRDLLETINNGTLLINYVGHGNERVWTDEQLFVMERDNGLIDNPRTWPVVVAGTCTWGGFDRPNERCFPELLLAGNNVGAVACIAATRYTFVSQNQSLTEQFYTEVFRQGIERRRSIGEAMLIVKPQRGFNNLYHTLGNPVLRLATPEYYAFVESRDDSLQAGGLFHLSGYVSRTNDLITQDYQGPRRRTLNDEVWSDFQGVVEARVFDSEDSAAYYFPNPQDCSILNTAPYYYGLPGNAIFRGRSSIVNGRFDVTFRVPRDIQYGGENAKVSLYFFGKSESENDSADGIGIERPLRIASEAAAVTDTVPPQIGVWLENSSFRSGDQVGRSPLLIVQLSDESGLNLSGEVGHKITVRVDDAQSEDITQFFNYDVDSYTDGELSRTIGPLSEGAHRLTVEAWDSFNNLNLTSLNFVVGESSEEGYAVRDVLNWPNPMASETFFTYALTQDGTSDVKIKIYTLTGKLVDEIDGLGTRQLYNSNSTRPWHGRDKEGHELANGVYFYKVIARHQRGYSAEATGKLVILR
- a CDS encoding HD-GYP domain-containing protein translates to MSSFVQSAKIRRLFTTKSGLAFAKIKAMDKKLDFSRGLSQTSAFGQVEWAAVRTLLLALEYRDAATYHHSLRVAELATRAGHTLGLSLHVLEELNLAGLMHDIGKIGLPDSVLQKAGKLSKNERGLVTLHPELSAKILAPLPRFDRIREIIVQHHERYDGTGYPEGRFDDEILIESRILAVSDAFDALCTQRPYRDPLTAEEAMGWIESEIGRQFCPVSAQAVLQVVETQMSEGEKPGGNSKLELDSFSQRGNLSEYANYILLNT
- a CDS encoding GWxTD domain-containing protein yields the protein MRRLLFSIVAAIWLVSSAAAFAAGIDMDVVCYYGDGELTYTELNVGIQRSSILYNALGDDSVAAEFTVIVSLSRNDTTFLSDTLDTKDRARRDSTASTGAYFPYVFRYLLTPGEYDVLVELRQERAQLFRSMDDLIQVPKFGEETPISDLALGAELEFGAEPSRYTKNSVKFVPNPSRFYGSEMPMLYYYVELYGLNGDSSSTDSLTVTRMVVASDRGEFAKNPSVRKFANLANSMVVADGFPAYTLHTGTYKLKLEIDCPGQPARKVSKKFWVFRPEDLAEGREFEMDPDLSAQIFSSDQDIVMTISPDSGVALMQHLLTQKDMRRVRNMDPEGKRRFMIEYWSKNYPDDPNAANKHFARVAEANRRYSFLNREGWKTDRGRVLIIYGEPDQIDRRYADAAGLDHEIWYYDKLEGGVLFVFVDRSGFGDMDLVHSTKRGEIYNPDALYTQQNQNPKSKLIDQTRGLRD